A section of the Metabacillus endolithicus genome encodes:
- a CDS encoding cytochrome C oxidase subunit II translates to MSKKIKHEDHELRGTLISVFVIGFFIIVMWFGVYFFYLSR, encoded by the coding sequence ATGAGCAAAAAAATAAAGCACGAAGATCATGAACTTAGAGGTACCTTAATTAGTGTTTTTGTCATTGGTTTTTTCATTATAGTCATGTGGTTTGGTGTTTATTTCTTTTATTTATCACGATAG
- a CDS encoding cytochrome c oxidase subunit II translates to MHFHKFEKIWLGFGIISLVLFLSIIGVTAFAFNHHPSGGMDTIDPDKVEQTAPFDNPGVHQIDDNTYEVIIVAKAFGYDPAEIKVPVGKKVVFKVASTDVTHSFSIAKTNVNMMVVPGQINTKEYTFDEAGQYLVICNEYCGTGHHFMKTTIEVVE, encoded by the coding sequence ATGCATTTTCATAAATTTGAAAAAATCTGGTTAGGATTCGGAATTATTTCTTTAGTTTTATTTCTAAGTATTATTGGAGTAACAGCATTTGCTTTCAATCATCATCCTTCAGGGGGTATGGATACAATCGATCCTGATAAAGTAGAGCAAACAGCTCCTTTTGACAACCCTGGTGTACATCAAATTGATGACAACACATATGAAGTTATTATCGTTGCAAAAGCATTTGGGTACGATCCAGCGGAAATAAAAGTACCAGTTGGAAAAAAAGTAGTTTTTAAGGTAGCTAGTACTGATGTTACTCATAGCTTCTCAATTGCAAAAACAAATGTAAACATGATGGTTGTACCTGGTCAAATTAATACAAAGGAATATACGTTTGATGAGGCTGGACAGTATTTGGTGATTTGTAACGAGTACTGTGGCACAGGGCATCATTTTATGAAAACAACAATTGAGGTGGTTGAGTGA
- a CDS encoding sensor histidine kinase — translation MINRLRTDSNQQFIEQMETEISNIIDEIRQISWQLRPSILDDLGLIPAIRSFVNKFNEHYGLKTNFTYKLQRRLDSEVETSIYRIVQEAMTNARKYAKTNEISLSIIEGENELDIVIDDHGVGFDPKAKRNGVGLFSMEERARSIEADFQVHSQINEGTTIKVKVPFQ, via the coding sequence ATGATTAACCGATTAAGGACGGACTCGAATCAACAATTCATTGAACAAATGGAAACCGAAATATCCAACATCATTGATGAAATACGTCAAATATCATGGCAGTTACGGCCGTCAATTTTAGATGACCTTGGACTTATTCCCGCTATTCGATCTTTTGTAAATAAATTTAATGAGCATTATGGTCTAAAAACGAACTTTACATATAAGCTTCAAAGACGACTTGATTCTGAGGTTGAAACAAGCATATATCGCATTGTTCAGGAGGCGATGACTAATGCAAGAAAATACGCTAAAACAAATGAGATATCACTATCAATAATAGAAGGTGAAAATGAGTTAGATATTGTCATTGATGATCATGGAGTAGGCTTCGATCCGAAAGCAAAAAGAAATGGTGTTGGATTATTTAGTATGGAGGAAAGAGCGCGGTCCATTGAGGCAGATTTTCAAGTTCATTCCCAAATAAATGAGGGAACAACGATTAAGGTAAAGGTACCTTTTCAATAA
- a CDS encoding winged helix-turn-helix transcriptional regulator, whose protein sequence is MEKANELHIECSIEKALNIIGGKWSFLVIKQLFDGTRRFGELQRAIPNISPKALTDTLRHLESHEVLTRETFATVPVTVQYTLTEKGHALNIMLKEMKKWGAQWG, encoded by the coding sequence ATGGAGAAAGCAAACGAGTTACATATTGAATGTTCCATTGAAAAAGCACTAAATATTATAGGTGGAAAATGGTCATTTCTTGTTATTAAACAACTCTTTGATGGAACAAGAAGATTCGGTGAACTACAACGTGCAATCCCAAATATCAGTCCAAAAGCACTAACAGATACACTTCGTCATTTAGAAAGTCATGAAGTACTAACCCGTGAAACCTTTGCAACTGTACCTGTGACAGTTCAATATACTTTAACAGAGAAAGGCCATGCTTTAAATATAATGTTAAAAGAAATGAAAAAATGGGGAGCACAGTGGGGATAA
- a CDS encoding PAS domain-containing protein, which translates to MIQKDSQVYIIINEQGTIESFNLPATEIFGFKQEEVKGKKVDILFPHFNFHLLHQEDSSAFETLGVLKDQSITTFQVNCSRLLLLDQLYFVLHVETAKEQKSSFNKMKAELKASLSELMDFKFALDESSIVAITDQKGMITYVNDTFCKISKYSSEELIGKSHKIINSGYHSPDFFRNLWRTIGNGKVWKGEIKNRAKDGTYYWVDTTIVPFLNGKGKPYQYLAIRNEITGKKRAEEELQRMMSKLIGIQEEERKKSLESFMMVLARTYIVFLL; encoded by the coding sequence ATGATTCAAAAAGATTCTCAAGTATACATCATCATTAATGAACAAGGCACGATAGAATCCTTCAACCTCCCAGCAACAGAAATATTTGGCTTTAAACAAGAAGAGGTAAAGGGTAAAAAAGTAGATATATTATTTCCTCATTTTAACTTTCACTTGTTACATCAAGAAGATAGTTCAGCATTTGAAACGTTAGGGGTTTTAAAAGATCAATCCATCACAACATTTCAGGTTAATTGTAGTAGGCTTTTACTATTAGATCAATTATATTTTGTCCTACATGTTGAAACCGCAAAGGAGCAAAAATCATCCTTTAATAAAATGAAAGCAGAATTAAAAGCCTCTCTCTCGGAATTGATGGATTTTAAATTTGCTCTGGACGAGTCATCTATTGTAGCTATAACTGATCAAAAAGGAATGATTACTTATGTTAATGATACATTTTGTAAAATTTCAAAATATAGTAGTGAAGAATTGATTGGGAAAAGTCACAAAATCATTAACTCTGGTTATCACTCTCCTGATTTTTTTCGAAACCTCTGGAGGACAATTGGAAATGGAAAGGTATGGAAGGGGGAAATTAAAAATCGAGCAAAGGATGGAACCTATTACTGGGTTGATACAACGATTGTTCCTTTTTTGAATGGAAAGGGTAAGCCTTATCAATATTTGGCGATTCGTAATGAAATTACTGGTAAAAAACGTGCAGAAGAAGAATTACAGAGAATGATGAGTAAGCTAATCGGCATACAAGAAGAGGAGAGGAAAAAATCTCTCGAGAGCTTCATGATGGTATTGGCCAGAACCTATATAGTCTTCTTATTATGA
- a CDS encoding response regulator: MTTSILLVDDHAVVRTGLKLLINDIENMEVVGEASEGDEAIKMVEQLKPKVVLMDLSMPHGKDGLSATVEIKKRWPEVQILILTMHDDEEYLFRVIQAGASGCILKSALHNELIHAITVVAEGSAYLYPTATKKLMEDYLDKLQSGANVDTYSLLSEREKEVLTLIAKGFSNKEIAEKLIISVKTVENHKARIMEKLKLKTRPELVEYALKKGLLGYGI, translated from the coding sequence TTGACAACATCCATTTTATTAGTTGATGACCACGCTGTTGTTCGCACAGGGTTAAAATTATTAATAAATGATATCGAAAACATGGAGGTTGTAGGGGAAGCTTCTGAGGGTGACGAGGCTATCAAAATGGTGGAACAGCTTAAGCCAAAAGTTGTCTTAATGGATTTAAGTATGCCACATGGAAAAGATGGATTATCTGCAACGGTTGAAATTAAGAAAAGGTGGCCTGAGGTTCAGATTCTTATTTTAACCATGCATGATGATGAAGAGTACTTATTCCGCGTGATCCAGGCTGGTGCCTCTGGGTGTATATTAAAAAGTGCACTTCATAACGAATTGATTCATGCCATCACTGTTGTTGCCGAGGGCTCAGCATACTTATATCCAACTGCAACAAAGAAATTAATGGAGGATTATCTCGATAAATTACAAAGTGGAGCAAATGTTGATACGTATTCCCTTCTATCAGAACGAGAAAAAGAGGTCCTAACATTAATTGCAAAAGGGTTTTCAAATAAAGAAATTGCAGAAAAGCTTATCATCAGTGTTAAAACAGTTGAAAACCATAAGGCAAGGATTATGGAAAAATTAAAGTTAAAAACAAGACCTGAACTTGTAGAATATGCTTTAAAAAAGGGATTGTTAGGCTATGGTATCTAA
- a CDS encoding b(o/a)3-type cytochrome-c oxidase subunit 1: protein MKQISLGDRKLAITNIVVAYIAFLIGTFCGLMQVFIRNDALTLPPWLDYYQILTAHGVLLALIFTTYFIFAFLISGMSYSLGAFGPKVRLFSWIGFFVTTAGTILATVEIIAGRASVLYTFYAPLQASGWYYVGLALFVVGTWIYSFALIGHYVKWKKQHKKQLSPLFAYMTISTLILWIIACLGVVATVLFQFIPWAFGWVDTINVELSRSLFWYFGHPLVYFWLLPAYMAWYVVVPKIIGGKVFSDSLARLSFVLFILFSIPVGFHHQLTEPGISSFWKFLQTVLTFMVIIPSLMTAFSMFGTFERTGRLKGASGLFGWFFKLPWKDIRFTSLFIAMFFFIPGGAGGIINASFQLNEVVHNTLWVVGHFHITVGTPVAMTFMGLTFWLIPYLTGRKLTKSIQKLAFIQIITWSIGMLLMSTSQHILGLLGAPRRTAYAGYMDDPTALEWFNGILSNHVTMAIGGTILFLSAMILIYIVFQTLFFAPKAKTENELVEFPMAESDLDQTPKYLENWWIWIGIAFALIAFAYTIPLAEMIHHAPPGSSGFKTW from the coding sequence ATGAAACAGATTAGTTTAGGAGATAGAAAGCTCGCTATTACAAATATTGTTGTAGCATATATTGCTTTTTTAATAGGTACATTCTGCGGTTTAATGCAGGTGTTTATTAGAAATGATGCACTAACACTTCCACCATGGCTTGACTATTATCAAATACTAACAGCACATGGCGTTTTATTAGCACTTATTTTTACAACTTATTTTATCTTTGCTTTTCTTATTTCTGGAATGAGCTATTCTCTCGGTGCTTTTGGACCGAAAGTACGCCTTTTTTCATGGATTGGATTTTTTGTAACAACAGCCGGAACAATTCTTGCAACCGTCGAAATTATTGCTGGCAGAGCTTCTGTTCTTTACACATTTTACGCACCACTTCAAGCAAGCGGATGGTATTATGTAGGTTTGGCACTATTCGTAGTAGGAACTTGGATATACAGCTTTGCCCTTATTGGTCATTATGTAAAATGGAAAAAACAACATAAAAAACAACTAAGTCCTTTGTTTGCCTATATGACGATATCTACTCTTATTCTTTGGATTATTGCTTGCCTAGGTGTAGTAGCAACTGTATTATTTCAATTTATACCTTGGGCGTTTGGCTGGGTTGATACGATAAATGTTGAATTGAGCCGTTCACTTTTCTGGTATTTCGGGCACCCGCTCGTATACTTCTGGTTGTTACCTGCTTATATGGCATGGTATGTAGTTGTTCCAAAAATTATTGGCGGAAAAGTTTTTAGTGACTCACTTGCACGTTTGTCATTCGTGTTATTTATTTTATTTTCTATCCCTGTTGGCTTTCACCATCAGCTTACAGAACCAGGTATCTCAAGCTTTTGGAAGTTTTTACAGACAGTTTTAACATTTATGGTTATTATTCCATCATTAATGACTGCTTTCTCTATGTTTGGAACATTCGAAAGAACAGGAAGATTAAAAGGAGCTTCAGGATTATTTGGTTGGTTCTTTAAACTTCCTTGGAAAGATATTCGATTTACATCTTTATTCATTGCTATGTTCTTCTTTATCCCAGGTGGAGCTGGTGGAATAATCAATGCAAGTTTCCAGCTAAACGAGGTTGTCCATAATACTCTTTGGGTTGTTGGACATTTTCACATTACCGTTGGTACACCTGTTGCTATGACATTTATGGGACTAACGTTTTGGTTAATACCTTACTTAACAGGTAGAAAACTAACAAAGTCAATTCAGAAACTGGCTTTCATTCAGATCATTACTTGGTCAATCGGTATGTTGCTCATGAGTACCTCTCAGCATATTTTAGGTTTACTAGGAGCACCGAGACGTACAGCTTATGCCGGTTATATGGATGATCCGACTGCTTTAGAGTGGTTCAATGGAATACTATCCAACCATGTAACAATGGCCATTGGTGGGACGATTCTCTTTTTATCTGCGATGATCTTAATCTATATTGTGTTTCAAACATTGTTCTTTGCACCTAAAGCAAAAACGGAGAATGAACTTGTTGAGTTTCCAATGGCAGAGAGTGACCTTGATCAAACTCCTAAATATTTGGAGAATTGGTGGATCTGGATCGGTATTGCTTTCGCTTTAATTGCATTTGCTTATACCATTCCTTTAGCTGAGATGATCCATCATGCACCACCTGGCTCCTCAGGATTTAAAACGTGGTAG
- a CDS encoding NAD-dependent epimerase/dehydratase family protein translates to MKKVVVTGGSGLLGYSVIKEFLDHGYEVVNADIKHPENPICKTVITDLQNLGEVYGVLAGADAVVHLAAIPVAYSHPNEVTFQNNVMSTYNILEAAGSLGIKKAVISSSESSYGLVFPLKELPQYAPLDENHPQLPEDSYGLSKIVNEQTADMIHRRTGIQVVSMRLGNIIAPHMYENFPSFINDPEQRKVIMWSYIDARDAAVAYRLAIETDGLGSVALNIAADETSMNIESQKLMDTVYPGVEIRKQLKGYETLFSNEKAKKLLNWQPQHKWRDYVNGDK, encoded by the coding sequence ATGAAGAAAGTTGTTGTAACAGGAGGGAGCGGCCTTCTTGGATATTCTGTTATAAAAGAATTTCTTGATCATGGATATGAAGTTGTAAATGCAGATATCAAACATCCCGAGAATCCAATTTGTAAAACAGTTATAACAGATTTGCAAAATTTAGGTGAAGTTTATGGAGTATTGGCTGGTGCAGATGCTGTTGTTCATTTGGCAGCAATTCCAGTTGCCTATTCTCACCCAAATGAAGTGACATTTCAAAATAATGTGATGTCGACCTACAATATATTAGAAGCTGCTGGATCTCTGGGAATTAAAAAAGCAGTGATTTCATCTAGTGAATCATCATATGGATTAGTTTTCCCATTAAAAGAGCTGCCGCAATATGCGCCACTTGATGAAAATCATCCACAATTACCTGAAGATAGTTATGGGTTATCAAAAATCGTAAATGAACAAACAGCCGATATGATTCACAGGCGGACTGGTATACAGGTTGTATCAATGAGGTTAGGAAATATTATTGCCCCACATATGTACGAAAACTTTCCTAGTTTTATCAATGATCCGGAACAAAGAAAAGTAATTATGTGGAGCTATATTGATGCTAGAGATGCAGCGGTTGCCTATCGATTGGCTATTGAAACAGATGGGTTAGGCTCAGTTGCGTTGAATATCGCTGCTGATGAAACGAGCATGAATATTGAAAGTCAAAAGCTTATGGACACCGTTTATCCGGGTGTTGAAATTCGTAAACAATTAAAAGGCTATGAGACATTATTTTCTAATGAAAAAGCTAAGAAGCTATTAAATTGGCAGCCACAGCATAAATGGCGTGACTATGTGAATGGTGATAAATAG
- a CDS encoding CBO0543 family protein, whose amino-acid sequence MNTPTYQDILKINENLNNSSFSHWYHDDLFTVTWWFLLLSTIGPFIVWNKFRDRNRSLELILFGLISSLLASFLDEVGIFLGLWGYPDKLIPIIPPLVPADVAVIPIFPMLIYQYSPTFTSYIWKYIIFAGILAFMIEPAFVKFDMYANHKWWTHTCSFIGLILYGMIIYYFIRFILTHFQKS is encoded by the coding sequence ATGAATACCCCTACCTATCAGGATATTTTAAAAATAAATGAAAACCTAAATAACTCAAGCTTTTCCCATTGGTATCACGATGATTTATTTACTGTAACATGGTGGTTTCTATTATTATCAACAATTGGACCATTTATAGTATGGAATAAATTTAGAGATCGAAATAGATCACTTGAACTAATTCTTTTCGGACTTATCAGTTCTTTGCTAGCTTCATTTCTAGATGAAGTAGGTATTTTCCTTGGATTGTGGGGATATCCGGACAAGCTTATTCCAATTATTCCGCCACTTGTACCGGCTGATGTTGCCGTTATCCCTATTTTTCCCATGCTAATCTACCAATATTCACCAACATTTACTTCTTATATATGGAAATATATTATTTTTGCTGGTATACTCGCATTTATGATTGAACCAGCTTTTGTAAAGTTTGATATGTATGCCAATCACAAGTGGTGGACACATACCTGCTCATTTATTGGATTGATTTTATATGGAATGATTATTTACTATTTCATCCGTTTTATTTTAACGCATTTTCAAAAAAGCTGA
- a CDS encoding Crp/Fnr family transcriptional regulator codes for MTTCVKKRNEDVKNTNFFSKDSLNLLKKNMKLMTFKSGDHIFFEGDHVNSLYYVIEGTINLYKATEDGKILTLNYFEEDDLFGDYPPNAKNKTRENAKALEDSVVGMIDLHDVELLLWEHRDFSIEFTKWVSHSQQLTQTKLRDLMFFGKNGAMASVIIRMTNTYGKQQGNKWEITKKFTHDEMSCLIGTPRETVTRMLSQLKKDGLIDYDKGYITVFDLNGLKNICRCEDCPLQICRL; via the coding sequence ATGACAACATGTGTAAAAAAGAGAAATGAAGATGTGAAAAATACGAATTTCTTTTCTAAAGACAGTTTAAATTTGTTAAAAAAGAACATGAAGTTGATGACGTTTAAAAGCGGAGACCACATCTTTTTTGAAGGAGACCATGTGAATTCTCTCTATTATGTAATTGAAGGAACAATTAACTTATATAAAGCAACAGAAGATGGGAAAATTCTCACATTGAACTATTTTGAAGAAGATGATCTTTTTGGTGATTATCCTCCAAATGCTAAAAATAAAACAAGAGAGAACGCAAAAGCATTAGAAGATTCTGTTGTAGGGATGATTGATCTACATGATGTTGAACTGCTACTTTGGGAACACCGTGATTTTTCAATTGAATTTACAAAATGGGTTAGTCATTCTCAACAGCTAACACAAACAAAACTACGTGATTTAATGTTTTTTGGTAAAAACGGGGCTATGGCTTCCGTAATTATTCGAATGACAAACACATACGGCAAACAGCAGGGGAATAAATGGGAAATTACAAAAAAATTCACCCATGATGAAATGTCATGTTTAATAGGAACACCTAGAGAAACTGTGACACGTATGCTAAGTCAACTGAAAAAAGATGGATTAATAGATTATGATAAGGGATATATCACGGTTTTTGATTTAAATGGTCTTAAGAACATTTGCCGCTGTGAGGATTGTCCTTTACAGATATGCCGCTTATAA
- a CDS encoding cold-shock protein, whose product MLQGKVKWFNSEKGFGFIEVEGQDDVFVHFSAIQGDGFKTLEEGQTVTFEVEQGARGPQAANVQK is encoded by the coding sequence ATGCTACAAGGTAAAGTAAAATGGTTTAATTCAGAAAAAGGTTTCGGTTTCATCGAAGTAGAAGGACAAGACGATGTATTCGTACACTTCTCAGCAATCCAAGGTGATGGCTTCAAAACTTTAGAAGAAGGCCAAACAGTTACTTTTGAAGTAGAGCAAGGAGCTCGTGGACCACAAGCTGCTAACGTTCAAAAATAA
- a CDS encoding sensor domain-containing diguanylate cyclase, which translates to MSHVSLRTFFSLTFLIFIILLTAVLTISVGSKSSEEMEEEIGNSLSNVSYQMADKLDFFMWSRYNELKLLSELNTIKDEGNLNDKRVLLNELQKNISSFSWVGITNKEGEVIVATNNMLVGNSIKERPVYLEAIKKPFVGDVHEAVLLAKLMPSPNGEPVEFVDISFPVRNQKGEFSGVLASHLSWDWSKEIHRSIIEPYKAHLKSAKRVEVFIIRSEDNRILLGPDNMIGTALPTSLTNDNSISDKNWNIRKWPDGRDYVTSYSYSDGYLNYPGLNWKIIVREPVDTAFASVEKLKSYTLTVGMIAAILFAVIGWFIAGRVANPLKEIAIAANQLKRGERTEIPYFTRIRDLNDLSLSLREMVDTIMETKSELGRMKKLALKDSLTGLPNRVALYSYIDKKLENDTNDENYFFLFMDLDGFKDINDIYGHQAGDDLLVKVADRLKASVKKGDFVARLGGDEFILIIRCETNSRIDEGIELGESIISSINSPISLGDGVEVVIRCSIGGAIWPECGIEPDEVIDLADQALYQSKDKGKNQVTFYQA; encoded by the coding sequence ATGTCACATGTTAGTTTACGGACATTTTTTTCATTAACATTTTTAATCTTTATTATATTGTTAACAGCTGTTTTGACTATTTCTGTTGGATCTAAATCAAGTGAGGAAATGGAAGAGGAAATTGGAAACTCATTATCAAATGTTTCCTATCAGATGGCTGATAAATTAGACTTTTTTATGTGGTCCCGATATAACGAGTTAAAGCTTCTTAGTGAGCTAAACACCATAAAAGATGAGGGGAATCTTAATGACAAGAGAGTCCTTTTAAACGAGTTACAAAAGAACATCTCTTCTTTTTCCTGGGTTGGAATAACGAATAAAGAAGGAGAAGTGATTGTAGCAACAAACAATATGTTAGTAGGAAATAGCATTAAAGAGCGTCCTGTTTATCTTGAAGCAATAAAAAAGCCATTTGTCGGTGACGTTCATGAAGCAGTATTGCTTGCAAAATTAATGCCTAGTCCCAATGGAGAACCTGTGGAGTTTGTTGATATTAGTTTTCCAGTCCGTAATCAGAAAGGAGAGTTTTCGGGGGTGTTAGCCTCTCACCTTAGCTGGGATTGGTCAAAAGAAATACATAGGTCGATTATTGAGCCATATAAAGCACACTTAAAAAGTGCAAAGCGTGTTGAAGTATTTATCATTCGCTCAGAAGACAATCGTATTCTGTTGGGGCCAGACAATATGATTGGTACTGCTTTGCCGACATCGTTAACAAATGACAATTCAATATCTGATAAGAATTGGAATATTAGGAAGTGGCCCGATGGAAGAGATTATGTAACAAGTTATTCTTACAGTGATGGATATTTAAATTACCCAGGTCTTAACTGGAAGATTATTGTGCGAGAACCCGTTGACACTGCCTTTGCTTCGGTTGAAAAGTTAAAAAGCTATACATTAACAGTGGGAATGATAGCCGCGATTTTGTTTGCCGTGATTGGCTGGTTTATTGCAGGTAGAGTTGCCAATCCTCTTAAGGAAATTGCCATTGCAGCCAATCAACTAAAAAGGGGAGAACGTACAGAAATACCTTATTTTACACGAATTAGGGATTTGAATGATCTTTCCTTATCCTTAAGAGAAATGGTCGATACCATTATGGAAACGAAATCTGAGCTTGGAAGAATGAAAAAACTTGCTCTAAAAGACAGCCTTACAGGGCTGCCAAACAGAGTAGCATTATACTCTTATATTGATAAAAAGTTAGAGAACGATACTAATGATGAAAATTATTTCTTTTTATTTATGGATTTAGATGGCTTTAAAGATATAAATGATATTTACGGCCATCAGGCTGGTGACGATTTATTAGTAAAAGTTGCAGACAGATTGAAGGCGTCTGTTAAGAAAGGGGATTTTGTGGCACGGCTCGGTGGAGATGAATTTATTTTAATTATTCGTTGTGAAACAAATTCCAGAATAGATGAAGGGATCGAATTAGGAGAAAGCATAATTAGTTCTATCAATTCACCGATCTCGTTAGGAGATGGAGTTGAGGTTGTTATTAGATGTAGTATTGGTGGAGCTATTTGGCCTGAATGTGGCATAGAACCTGATGAGGTTATCGATTTAGCAGATCAAGCCCTTTATCAATCTAAAGATAAGGGGAAGAACCAAGTAACCTTTTATCAAGCATAA
- a CDS encoding peptidylprolyl isomerase — protein MVEKLLTSKKTIGILAILVVAAIAIFIFLSTRSEVVAKVGNESVTKDDLYSYFVKQNGTTAVDTLITKSIIEQETAKENISITDEEVDAELDELITTYGGEDTFNQTLASSGLTMEDVEEDVKVNLQIEKLLESKIEITEEEMQTYFDENKDTFAQTKQVKASHILVEDEETAKEVKEKIDAGEDFAELAKKYSTDTSTAEAGGDLGFFGEGSMVAEFEKAAFSMKVDQISEPVKTEYGYHIIKVTEIQEAAEANFDNSKEEIKDILFDEKLSTEYPTWLEDKQEEYGVKNYLSEE, from the coding sequence ATGGTTGAGAAGTTATTAACAAGTAAAAAAACAATTGGCATCCTTGCGATTCTCGTTGTAGCAGCAATTGCCATTTTTATTTTTCTTTCTACGAGAAGTGAAGTTGTTGCAAAAGTTGGAAATGAATCAGTAACAAAGGACGATCTATATTCGTATTTTGTTAAGCAAAATGGGACAACTGCAGTAGACACATTAATTACAAAAAGCATCATTGAGCAAGAGACTGCAAAAGAAAACATCTCCATAACTGATGAAGAAGTAGATGCAGAGCTTGATGAGTTAATCACCACATATGGTGGAGAAGACACGTTTAATCAAACATTAGCTTCGAGCGGCTTAACGATGGAAGATGTAGAAGAAGACGTGAAAGTAAACCTTCAAATTGAAAAATTACTAGAATCAAAGATTGAAATTACTGAAGAGGAAATGCAAACATATTTTGATGAAAACAAAGATACTTTTGCTCAAACTAAACAGGTAAAGGCAAGTCATATCTTAGTTGAGGATGAAGAAACAGCGAAAGAAGTGAAAGAAAAGATCGATGCTGGAGAAGACTTTGCAGAGCTAGCTAAAAAATATTCAACAGATACGTCAACTGCTGAAGCTGGGGGAGACTTAGGATTCTTTGGAGAAGGAAGTATGGTAGCAGAATTCGAAAAAGCGGCATTTTCTATGAAGGTCGATCAAATAAGTGAGCCTGTTAAAACGGAATACGGCTATCATATTATTAAAGTAACTGAAATTCAAGAAGCTGCTGAAGCAAACTTTGATAACAGTAAAGAAGAAATTAAGGATATCTTGTTCGATGAAAAGTTGTCAACTGAATATCCAACTTGGTTAGAAGATAAGCAAGAAGAGTATGGTGTGAAAAACTATCTTTCTGAAGAATAA
- a CDS encoding aldo/keto reductase family protein, which produces MKYRRLGRSGLKVSEVSLGSWLTYGASTEKDKAVKTIETAYDLGINSFDTANVYATGESEKVVGEALGGYSRDSYVLATKVFWPMGEGPNDRGLSRKHVFEQLHASLKRLNTDYVDIYYCHRYDPETPVDETLRTIDDLVRQGKILYAGVSEWTAQQIQEAVGTAEKYLLDRIVVNQPNYNMFHRYIEKEVIPVSEQHGIGQIVFSPLAQGVLTGKYSLNNRAPKGSRATDPNSNMFMDQLLNDETLTKVEQLGNLAKELDISLSQLAIAWILRLPNIASTLVGATKPEQIIENAKGSDVTLTADVIAKIEDILN; this is translated from the coding sequence ATGAAATATAGACGTTTAGGCAGATCAGGATTAAAAGTAAGTGAAGTAAGCTTAGGAAGCTGGCTTACATATGGTGCTTCTACTGAAAAAGATAAAGCAGTTAAAACGATTGAAACAGCCTATGATTTAGGAATAAATTCATTTGATACAGCAAATGTATATGCAACAGGGGAATCTGAGAAAGTTGTCGGAGAAGCACTTGGTGGGTACAGTCGTGATTCATATGTGTTAGCAACCAAAGTGTTTTGGCCGATGGGGGAAGGACCTAATGACCGTGGACTTTCTAGAAAACATGTGTTTGAACAGCTTCATGCCAGCTTGAAACGATTAAATACTGATTATGTGGACATTTATTACTGTCACCGTTATGATCCAGAAACACCTGTTGATGAAACATTAAGAACCATTGATGATTTAGTTCGCCAAGGAAAAATATTATATGCAGGTGTAAGTGAATGGACAGCTCAACAAATTCAAGAAGCAGTTGGGACTGCAGAGAAATATTTATTAGATCGCATTGTTGTAAATCAACCGAACTATAACATGTTTCACCGTTACATAGAAAAAGAAGTGATCCCGGTTAGTGAACAGCACGGAATTGGTCAAATTGTATTTTCTCCATTAGCACAAGGTGTATTAACAGGAAAATATAGTTTAAATAACCGAGCTCCAAAAGGAAGTCGTGCAACAGATCCTAACTCTAACATGTTTATGGATCAATTATTAAATGATGAAACACTTACAAAGGTTGAACAACTAGGAAATCTAGCTAAAGAGTTAGATATTAGTTTATCTCAATTAGCGATTGCATGGATTTTACGTTTACCTAATATCGCGAGTACTCTAGTTGGTGCAACAAAGCCAGAGCAAATTATTGAAAATGCAAAAGGCTCAGACGTTACATTAACAGCTGATGTGATTGCGAAAATTGAAGATATTTTAAACTAA